The following proteins come from a genomic window of Paucimonas lemoignei:
- a CDS encoding prophage PSPPH06 tail sheath protein → MALGSVKVRNLNLGQGVVSGVERYFLFIGAAAKNAGGLLPLNTDSDLDVELGAAASELKTQILAARANGGDSWACLAAPLASDSTWQLALTQALQTGYEFEAVVVTTPVTAAAELSAMNDAAVLILNTYACRAFFIAASVGIDAATQTWAQYASAQKALVLNLAAPRVMCVPLMHGNDQGVLAGRLADASVSVADSPMRVATGAVLGLGATPVDAEGVPLQSATRSTLDAARFTVTQTYTGYPGVFFGDGNMLDSPDSDFKVIEYLRITDKAARAVRPLLIRRVADRRLNNSANSMAVNISALMAPLRAMAKSTKFAGQVFPGEIEQPKDGDIVLTWKSKTAVEAYIKLKPLNCPKDLTANIALDLSTTATE, encoded by the coding sequence ATGGCACTCGGTTCAGTCAAAGTTCGTAACCTCAATCTCGGCCAGGGTGTCGTGAGCGGGGTCGAGCGTTATTTCTTATTCATCGGCGCTGCCGCAAAAAATGCTGGCGGGCTGCTCCCGCTCAATACCGACAGTGATCTGGATGTCGAGTTGGGCGCTGCTGCCAGTGAGCTGAAAACCCAGATCCTGGCTGCTCGCGCAAATGGCGGTGACAGTTGGGCCTGTCTTGCCGCGCCGCTTGCCTCCGACAGCACCTGGCAATTGGCTCTGACCCAGGCCTTGCAGACCGGTTATGAGTTCGAAGCGGTCGTCGTCACCACGCCGGTGACAGCTGCTGCCGAACTCTCCGCAATGAATGACGCGGCGGTCCTGATCCTGAACACCTACGCCTGTCGTGCGTTCTTCATCGCCGCCTCGGTGGGTATCGACGCAGCGACCCAGACCTGGGCGCAGTACGCCTCAGCTCAGAAAGCCCTGGTGCTAAATCTCGCCGCGCCTCGGGTCATGTGCGTGCCGCTCATGCATGGCAATGACCAGGGCGTGTTGGCTGGTCGTTTGGCTGACGCCTCCGTGAGTGTCGCAGACAGCCCGATGCGTGTGGCCACCGGCGCGGTATTGGGGCTGGGCGCTACTCCGGTCGACGCCGAAGGCGTGCCCCTGCAGTCGGCCACTCGTTCCACGTTGGACGCAGCGCGCTTCACCGTCACCCAGACCTATACCGGCTACCCCGGCGTGTTCTTTGGCGACGGCAACATGCTCGACAGCCCCGATAGCGACTTCAAGGTCATTGAATACCTGCGCATTACCGACAAAGCCGCCCGCGCTGTCAGGCCTTTGCTGATTCGTCGCGTTGCTGATCGCCGCCTGAACAACTCGGCTAACAGCATGGCCGTGAACATCAGCGCCCTGATGGCCCCGCTGCGGGCGATGGCCAAGTCCACGAAGTTCGCTGGCCAGGTGTTCCCAGGCGAGATCGAGCAGCCCAAGGACGGCGACATCGTCCTGACCTGGAAGAGCAAAACCGCCGTGGAGGCCTACATCAAGCTCAAGCCCCTCAACTGCCCGAAAGACCTGACCGCGAACATCGCGCTGGACCTTTCGACCACTGCTACGGAGTAA
- a CDS encoding prophage PSPPH06 tail tube protein: protein MAAKIGGKNFDITLGDLTVHVEACTLDITDNTAVAQTGGVPNGHVEGDVAAAGEMEFDTTNFNLLIDAAKAAGSFRSMAPFDSVFFAKAGEEELRIEAFGCKLRLSNILTIDPKGGTKSTHKVPYDVTSPDFIKINGVPYLDAAEIEGLI, encoded by the coding sequence ATGGCTGCAAAAATTGGCGGTAAGAACTTCGACATCACCCTGGGCGACCTGACTGTCCACGTCGAAGCTTGCACCCTGGATATCACGGACAACACCGCCGTGGCGCAAACCGGGGGCGTGCCTAATGGCCACGTCGAAGGTGACGTTGCCGCTGCAGGTGAGATGGAGTTCGACACCACGAACTTCAATCTGCTGATCGACGCGGCGAAGGCTGCTGGCAGCTTCCGATCGATGGCGCCATTCGACTCGGTGTTTTTCGCCAAGGCAGGCGAGGAAGAGCTGCGCATTGAGGCCTTCGGCTGCAAATTGCGCCTCTCCAACATCCTGACCATCGACCCCAAGGGCGGCACGAAGAGCACCCATAAGGTGCCGTACGACGTCACCAGTCCGGACTTCATCAAGATCAACGGCGTGCCGTACCTGGACGCTGCTGAAATCGAAGGCCTGATCTGA
- a CDS encoding prophage PSPPH06, DksA/TraR family C4-type zinc finger protein produces the protein MACPFDRAQALEQRQRDQAIAAQLACARPSGPSLTHCKDCSKPIPEKRQALGGILRCVPCQSILEQEVRR, from the coding sequence ATGGCTTGCCCGTTCGATCGCGCCCAGGCGCTTGAGCAGCGGCAGCGTGACCAGGCTATTGCAGCTCAGCTGGCCTGTGCGCGTCCGTCCGGGCCAAGCCTCACCCATTGCAAGGACTGCAGCAAACCGATTCCTGAAAAGCGCCAGGCGCTGGGCGGGATCCTGCGTTGCGTGCCTTGCCAGTCCATTTTGGAACAAGAGGTTCGGCGATGA